One Keratinibaculum paraultunense genomic window carries:
- the ispE gene encoding 4-(cytidine 5'-diphospho)-2-C-methyl-D-erythritol kinase, whose amino-acid sequence MGEIILNSYGKINLALDVLYKRDDGYHEIKTIMQQIDLKDTIMLRDIDEGIIIESNQKGVPLDSTNLVYKAWEEMVKKTGINRGIHITIDKNIPIAAGLAGGSSNAAATIKGLNTLWELNLSQEELMEIGVTIGADVPFCIQGGTAYAQGIGEKLTPLNKFSNKLVLLANIDVSIPTAYVYESLNLDAKDNKKDINKLIEYIQKDNLPLLAQNMFNVMEKVVVSKYPILEKIKRTMMEHGALGSLMSGSGPTVFGLFDNESKLYSCKKELEKYVNKIFVCKTI is encoded by the coding sequence ATGGGGGAAATAATATTAAATTCTTATGGTAAAATTAACTTAGCTTTAGATGTATTATATAAAAGAGATGACGGCTATCATGAAATAAAAACTATAATGCAGCAAATAGATTTAAAGGATACTATAATGTTAAGAGATATAGATGAAGGAATTATAATTGAATCTAATCAAAAAGGAGTTCCATTAGATAGCACTAATCTAGTATATAAAGCCTGGGAAGAGATGGTAAAAAAAACTGGGATAAATAGAGGAATTCATATTACAATAGATAAAAATATCCCAATTGCTGCAGGACTAGCAGGAGGAAGTTCCAATGCAGCAGCAACTATAAAGGGTTTAAATACTCTATGGGAATTAAATCTTTCCCAAGAAGAACTGATGGAAATAGGAGTTACTATAGGTGCTGATGTTCCATTTTGTATACAAGGTGGCACAGCTTATGCACAAGGTATAGGAGAAAAATTAACTCCACTAAATAAATTTTCAAACAAATTGGTATTGTTGGCTAACATAGATGTCTCCATACCTACTGCTTATGTATATGAAAGTTTAAATTTAGATGCTAAAGATAATAAGAAAGATATAAACAAATTAATTGAATATATACAAAAGGACAATTTACCATTATTAGCACAAAATATGTTTAATGTAATGGAAAAGGTAGTAGTTTCTAAATATCCAATTTTAGAGAAAATTAAAAGAACTATGATGGAACATGGAGCTTTAGGTAGTTTAATGAGTGGTAGTGGTCCTACAGTATTTGGATTGTTTGACAATGAATCTAAATTATATAGCTGTAAAAAAGAATTAGAAAAGTATGTAAACAAGATATTTGTTTGTAAAACTATATAG
- a CDS encoding CLC_0170 family protein codes for MPKFVHRLKSIFDNSVLIFTVVIGVFIFLVDVSKYKKTNLTKELKIAKIISWSYMIFGITLFILFKII; via the coding sequence TTGCCTAAATTTGTACATAGATTAAAGAGTATATTTGATAATTCAGTTCTAATATTTACAGTTGTAATTGGCGTGTTTATATTTTTAGTAGATGTTTCTAAATATAAAAAAACAAATTTAACAAAGGAATTAAAGATAGCAAAAATCATATCCTGGAGCTATATGATATTTGGTATTACGCTGTTTATACTATTTAAAATAATTTAG
- a CDS encoding spore germination protein has protein sequence MDAIQKDLNKNIQILKEIFKDCDDIVYRFIQIGKNKKQICFVFIDGLIDKQLISEYAIQLLLTIDENGNLDVNKFKSNLLDTIAKEAIAVVEVDEKSQMGEIVDSILFGDTILLVDGIAQALALSSRGWSTRGIAEPETETVVRGPRDGFGETLKMNTVLVRRRIRDPNLKIKNLQIGRRSKTDISVMYIEDIVNDELLKEVFERLNKIDIDAILDSAMLEQLIEDNYISPLPQIENTERPDTVAASLYEGRIAILVDNTPFALIVPATVGTLLQSAEDYYSRWTISSFIRILRLLAVFLVTLSPALYIAITSFHPGIIPTLLTYYVAASRVNVPFSAVVEAFLMEITIELLREAGTRISGPIGTIIGIVGGLIIGQAAVEAAIVSPLMIIIVAITTVAAFALPSYEFASGLRFCRFIFMILAALFGLYGVMLGVVMLFTHMARLNSFGIPFTSPYSGLGIEEGDLKDTLIKSPIQDMEKRPEFTFPKNRRRLRRR, from the coding sequence ATGGATGCAATACAAAAAGATTTAAATAAAAATATACAAATTCTAAAGGAGATATTTAAAGATTGTGATGATATAGTTTATAGATTTATACAAATTGGAAAGAATAAAAAACAAATTTGTTTTGTATTCATAGATGGATTAATTGACAAGCAGTTAATAAGTGAATATGCTATTCAGCTTTTGCTTACTATAGATGAAAATGGGAATTTAGACGTGAATAAATTTAAGTCCAATTTATTAGATACTATAGCAAAGGAAGCTATTGCTGTGGTAGAAGTAGATGAAAAATCTCAAATGGGTGAAATAGTGGATAGTATATTATTTGGAGACACCATATTGTTAGTAGATGGAATAGCACAAGCTTTAGCCCTTTCATCTAGAGGTTGGTCTACTAGAGGGATAGCAGAGCCAGAAACTGAAACAGTAGTTAGAGGACCTAGAGACGGCTTTGGAGAAACATTAAAGATGAATACTGTATTAGTTAGAAGAAGAATAAGAGATCCTAACTTAAAGATAAAGAATCTTCAAATAGGCAGACGTTCTAAGACGGATATATCAGTAATGTATATTGAAGATATTGTAAATGATGAATTATTAAAAGAAGTATTTGAAAGATTAAATAAAATTGATATAGATGCAATACTAGATAGTGCTATGTTAGAACAACTGATAGAAGATAATTATATATCTCCACTACCTCAAATAGAAAACACAGAAAGACCAGATACAGTAGCTGCCTCTTTATATGAAGGAAGGATTGCTATACTAGTAGACAATACTCCTTTTGCACTTATAGTCCCTGCTACTGTGGGTACCCTATTACAATCAGCAGAGGACTATTACAGTAGATGGACTATATCTTCCTTCATAAGAATATTAAGACTACTAGCAGTTTTTTTAGTTACACTTTCTCCTGCATTGTACATAGCTATTACATCTTTTCATCCAGGAATTATTCCTACTCTCTTAACCTATTATGTTGCTGCTAGCAGAGTTAATGTACCTTTTTCAGCAGTAGTAGAGGCTTTTTTAATGGAAATTACTATAGAATTGTTGCGTGAAGCAGGTACTCGAATATCTGGTCCCATAGGAACTATTATAGGTATAGTAGGGGGGCTTATAATAGGTCAAGCAGCAGTAGAAGCTGCGATTGTAAGTCCTTTAATGATAATAATAGTAGCTATAACCACTGTAGCAGCATTTGCACTTCCTAGCTATGAATTTGCATCAGGATTAAGATTTTGTAGATTCATATTTATGATTTTAGCAGCTTTATTTGGATTATATGGAGTAATGCTTGGAGTAGTAATGTTATTTACTCATATGGCTCGTTTAAATAGTTTTGGTATTCCTTTTACTTCACCTTATTCTGGGCTAGGAATAGAAGAAGGAGATTTGAAGGATACCTTAATAAAATCTCCTATTCAAGATATGGAAAAAAGACCAGAATTTACATTCCCAAAAAACAGAAGAAGATTAAGGAGAAGGTGA
- a CDS encoding GerAB/ArcD/ProY family transporter, producing the protein MQKNKISNIQIKALVITSVVGVGMLSLPSDVAMIMGNDGWMGILIGGLLNIPFIIMMNKIFKLEPGKDFFQLGEEVLNLVVFKIFLIINVVYLILMLGYTNRIFADVIKTYLLETTPIRVVFITMLLAASYIARSPIEVIARMAVIINPIIIGFIIFLVIINIPHMDITEIYPLFQVSYRDIPKGIVTALFSYTGYEIILLALPQAEDKKNTLKYSISGMLIVIAIYLTVFFISLSQYGIHQLKREIWPTIAIVKEIDLPGYFLENLDGIVMAVWVMVVYEVLGSTLHLTGKMLSGIFNTKTHDIFILPLLPIIYIISLLPKNLVETEQYLGNILNYLSVITIMIIPTIIFIATYISNRRKKQ; encoded by the coding sequence ATGCAAAAAAATAAAATATCCAATATACAAATAAAAGCTTTAGTAATAACTTCGGTAGTAGGTGTAGGGATGTTATCTTTACCTAGTGATGTAGCTATGATAATGGGAAATGATGGATGGATGGGTATATTAATAGGAGGATTATTGAATATTCCTTTTATTATAATGATGAATAAAATATTTAAATTGGAACCAGGAAAAGATTTCTTTCAATTAGGGGAAGAAGTATTAAATCTAGTAGTATTTAAAATATTTTTAATAATAAATGTAGTTTATTTGATATTAATGCTTGGTTATACTAATAGAATTTTTGCAGATGTAATAAAAACATATTTATTGGAAACGACTCCAATAAGAGTTGTGTTTATAACTATGCTATTAGCAGCATCTTATATAGCTCGTTCTCCCATAGAGGTAATAGCAAGGATGGCAGTTATTATAAATCCAATTATAATTGGATTTATAATATTTTTAGTTATAATAAATATACCTCATATGGATATAACTGAAATATATCCTTTATTTCAAGTAAGCTATAGAGATATTCCGAAAGGAATTGTAACTGCACTTTTTTCATATACAGGATATGAAATAATACTATTGGCACTGCCTCAAGCAGAAGATAAAAAAAATACTTTGAAATACAGTATAAGTGGTATGTTAATAGTTATAGCCATATATTTAACAGTTTTTTTTATTTCCCTTTCTCAATATGGAATTCATCAATTAAAAAGAGAGATTTGGCCAACTATAGCTATTGTAAAGGAAATAGATTTACCAGGATATTTTTTGGAAAATTTAGACGGAATAGTAATGGCAGTATGGGTTATGGTTGTGTATGAGGTTTTAGGTTCTACTCTTCATCTTACAGGGAAAATGCTTTCAGGTATATTTAATACAAAAACCCATGATATATTTATATTGCCTTTATTGCCTATAATATACATAATATCCCTATTGCCTAAAAATTTAGTAGAAACGGAACAATATTTAGGAAACATATTAAATTATTTATCAGTAATTACAATTATGATAATTCCTACTATTATTTTTATAGCAACTTATATTAGTAATAGGAGGAAAAAGCAGTGA
- a CDS encoding Ger(x)C family spore germination protein yields MKKRIVFFLILILLTIFLTGCWDMMEINQRLFISSIGADLYDHEGMNKLLVTYVYPNIHAIGKNATEEKKKYVISTPSSSIFQAGKEFSGNVEYPCCYKHVKVFIFGEDVIKDENITREIIDELNRDTMINKKVFILVADDKAKDILESKAPQVQITDGTIYNILRDNRSASRFTPQTLTNMISDLDCNGVTLIPRIIKKGKELSISGAAIVKNYKLVGWIGEKENRAISLVNGAVGREIMDIVYNDSILSYTITKIDANKKVDIDENITANIFIRLEGYIQGYKMDIETNLFKNEILLDMEKALAKEIEKEIRETLFFIQKKHNADVIGIGSHIRKFHPKTWKKVEDNWENIFSEVKFNVTVDPIIRRTGLTK; encoded by the coding sequence GTGAAAAAAAGAATTGTATTTTTTCTAATTTTAATATTGCTTACAATATTTTTGACTGGTTGTTGGGATATGATGGAGATAAATCAAAGACTTTTCATATCTAGTATAGGAGCGGATTTATATGACCATGAAGGTATGAATAAGCTTTTAGTAACTTATGTATATCCTAACATACATGCTATAGGTAAGAATGCAACTGAGGAAAAGAAAAAATATGTTATATCTACACCTTCTAGTAGCATATTTCAAGCAGGAAAAGAGTTTAGCGGTAATGTGGAATATCCTTGCTGTTATAAACATGTAAAAGTATTTATATTTGGAGAAGATGTAATCAAAGATGAAAATATAACAAGAGAAATAATTGATGAATTAAATAGAGATACTATGATAAATAAAAAAGTGTTTATATTGGTAGCTGATGATAAAGCTAAAGATATATTAGAATCTAAGGCTCCTCAAGTACAAATAACAGATGGTACCATATACAATATATTGAGAGATAATCGCAGTGCAAGTAGATTTACGCCTCAAACTTTAACTAATATGATATCTGACTTGGATTGTAATGGTGTTACTCTTATACCAAGAATAATTAAAAAAGGAAAAGAATTATCCATATCTGGTGCTGCCATAGTAAAAAATTATAAACTTGTAGGTTGGATTGGAGAAAAAGAAAATAGAGCAATAAGTCTTGTAAATGGTGCTGTAGGACGGGAGATAATGGATATAGTTTACAATGATAGTATATTATCTTATACTATTACTAAAATAGATGCTAATAAAAAAGTGGATATAGATGAAAATATAACAGCGAATATTTTTATAAGATTAGAAGGCTATATTCAAGGATATAAAATGGATATTGAAACTAATTTATTTAAAAATGAAATATTATTAGATATGGAAAAGGCTTTAGCGAAGGAGATTGAAAAGGAAATAAGAGAAACTTTATTTTTTATTCAAAAAAAACATAATGCAGATGTGATAGGAATTGGATCCCATATAAGAAAATTTCATCCTAAAACCTGGAAGAAAGTTGAAGACAACTGGGAAAACATATTTTCAGAGGTGAAATTTAATGTAACTGTAGATCCAATAATAAGAAGAACAGGTCTAACAAAATAA
- the spoIIR gene encoding stage II sporulation protein R — protein MKHKRLTLCLVLLVISAVYLIYPYASKKDKDEESFKDEIIRFHIKANSNKEEDQALKLKIRDEILKKMGDKFANSRSIEETRYIILNNIDNIKSISEDLIAKEGKDFSVDVSLGNRKFPTRKYGNIIFPAGEYETLMVSIGEGKGQNWWCVMFPPLCFVEISHGNTSNPEKVLGKVLSEEEVYKLQANKELEEPPIILKSKIIEVFGKTKNNIVNKFLRNIEATTSKN, from the coding sequence ATGAAACATAAACGATTGACTCTTTGTTTAGTACTGTTAGTTATTTCTGCAGTATATTTAATATATCCTTATGCTAGTAAAAAAGATAAGGATGAAGAAAGTTTTAAAGATGAGATAATTCGTTTTCATATAAAAGCCAATAGCAATAAAGAAGAAGATCAAGCACTAAAACTCAAAATAAGAGATGAAATATTAAAGAAAATGGGAGATAAATTTGCAAATAGCAGATCCATAGAAGAAACTAGATATATAATATTAAATAATATAGATAACATCAAATCCATATCGGAAGATTTAATTGCCAAAGAAGGGAAGGATTTTTCTGTAGATGTCTCTTTAGGTAATAGAAAGTTTCCTACTAGAAAATATGGAAATATTATTTTCCCAGCAGGAGAATATGAAACACTTATGGTAAGCATAGGGGAAGGTAAAGGGCAGAATTGGTGGTGTGTTATGTTTCCTCCTTTGTGTTTTGTAGAGATTAGTCATGGTAATACAAGTAATCCAGAAAAGGTTTTAGGAAAAGTTTTATCAGAAGAAGAAGTATATAAGCTACAAGCTAATAAAGAATTAGAAGAGCCACCTATAATACTAAAATCGAAAATAATAGAAGTATTTGG